TTCCTTGTACGACACAGAGCATTGCAGCACTTATTAAGTCCGATGCAAAATGAATAGGAAGTAAAGTGGGATGGAGGTGGGGTTTTCACAGGCGCCATCAGCCTTGCCTGACCTACCGTTATTCTCGCTTTATTGCTACAAACAAATTTGTCCTGCAGCAGCTCTGTTAGAGACAAGTAAAAATATCTGCTGTCCAAAGTATCTGCTGCTTTGTAGGGCACGTTACTTTAAATATGCATTCGTCTCCCAAAATAGAAATGAGAATTgacaggctttttttttctcctcctgacAGGATTTGTGAGGATTACATTGCAAAGAATGTGAGAAACAACGAGGTGCTCCGAAATCAACTTCCTCTCCTGCCTCCCACGCTACTAAAGCTCTTACAGAGAAGGATCTCTTTCTACAGGCCTTCGAAGAAGCAAATGACTAGCTAAAAAGACCTTGAATGCCATGCTATGTGTAAAGTGCTATATTTCTCCTTTATTGTTTtacaaattaatattttattttgtactgtcTGCCTACAGTCCCTGCGATGACTGCGttgaataaatgacagattGACACTTTGATTTGCCTGATGCAGATTATTACACTACACAGATAAGTCTCATTCAGCAGAACAGAGCAGCTACAGACACGTTTTCTCCCAGAGTAGTCACATGACCAACAACTCgacattttttgcttttttatttcaaacacacaaaaaattttAAACTCTGCTTCCAAATTTTCATATTGGAAATTTCCTCTAAAAAGTTTGATATACCTAGAGTATCCACTTAAAATTTCACGTTTGTATTCATGCACACAACTTCTGCGTTCTGCCACTAAGTGGCagcaggcttttattttgaagtgttTCAATGGCTGAATTGTGTCAGCAGAAACAGAGACTTTGCCCAACTAAAAGTCTCTCTGTTGCCACATTCTCGCAGGGTGGAGAAAGTGCAGGAGCTGTGGTCAGGAAGGAAATGTTAGGTAAACATTCTCTGCTCATACCTTGGCAGGGTTTGCTACATGAGAAACTAAAGCCCTGAACACTTTATGCTCACACAAAACTGCTGGTGGAAACATGTTCATCTTTACTGCTAAAATATCACAAGCATGTGCCTCTCCTGCTGACATTTACAGAACTGGCAGAAAGGGTCTGTGTTGTCTCATCAAACAGACATGTTAAACCATGTTAGTAATAGGTAACAAATGAGTGCTCAGTAGGAGTCGACCTGGACAGTAACACCCTACCTGCTTCAGAAACCCAACCCTGGTGAGTGTGAGGAGAGCTTCCTGGCACATATTCAAGCTGGTGTTTTAACTCTGCAATTACTGCTTCATGTTGTTAAATAAGACTTGGCTAAATGCAAAGACTGGGAGTGATGCTGTTTTAAGTTCAACACAGACtgtgttaattatttttttcctggcaACCCTGCATAAATACAGATTGTGCAGCCTTTCCTGCTAGCAGGAAATTTGTCAGAATAAACCCTGGTTCCCTTTCTTTGAATACAAACGGTTTCCTGTCGTGAGAGCTTGCTAAAAGAAGAATTTTCTTAGCTCGGAGGGTCAGCTAAACTCTCTTTCAATGGTATCCATCAGCTCCTCTTCTGATCCATCGTACAGGATGACTGGCGTGGTGAGAGAAGAGCCATGGCAGCTATCAAACGTCCTGGGAAATGTAGAGACCCACATCAGGAAGGTGAAgattaaaaacagtaaatgtaTGTGACACATATTTTAACAGTTTAACCCAACGCTCAGTGTGTAGAggcccaaacaaaacaaaactcacaaaacaaaaatggcGCTGTGAGAAAGTTGGAATAAAGTTGGAAATATGAATGTTTTTCTTATTGGCATTCTTCAACAATAGACACTTGTCTGTTTCTCCCCGGCTTGCAAACATCTGGCGTATCTGATACGCTCTGAGAATAATAAATTTGGTATTTCGACCCCTTTAAGGTTAATTTGATCTGGCTCTGCGCCTTTTTCCTCCACTGAGCTCAGgaattaatcatttatttaagttgCCTACTTACGGTTGTTGTTCTGATGTGGGGACGTCTTCCGACAAAGCCTCTGTTGTCAAACAGCCCTGTGAGGAGGACTGACATAAATCAGAGAGGGAAGGATGGATAAAGCATACTTTTGTTCACTTGCTCTAATAAACTGGATTACAACCTGGCAAAAGTACTTAAAAGTAGAAACATAAAAGTCCTTACATTGTGCTCGGTGGGGCAGCCAGATGTGTGCTTTTTAACGTGTGCGAAGGCAGCGTTGCCCTTCTTGTTTACATCTCTTGACACACTGTGTGCGACACGTGGCTCTTGGTCTCTTCCTGACGCTCGGAGCCTCGGAGCAGAGCTGAAGTCGTCTTCAGCGTCCTCCTGGCTGAAATGACACAGTCCGTATGTTTTGGATCTGATGAACGTCTTCTTCGGAGGGGTCTTCTTTACGGAagcgctctctctttctgtgtaaTCTGCCATAACTGTGTCCAGTTCTCCATCAATATCCTCCTCATTCCCAGAAAAGTCCGAATCCTGCCCTTCGCTGTGGCAGTCAGGTTGCGCACGGTTACGCACATTGCGCAAAACGGACTGAATTTTAAGAGGCTTGAACGGACGGTTGTCCTTTTGAGGCGAAGCGACATCGGTCCCCGTTTTGGTCACGTTTACCTCGCTGACACAAGCAGGTGCGACTCTTTTTCCTCGGCTTGTACCCGAGCCCATGTCCGTGTGTCTGGGCTGCTAGTGGAGTCTCATTTCCAAATTGCTCCTGAGGCACGCCAAGCGCTTTTGCAGTTGAATATTAACCAACAAAAGCGTGGTCCTTGGCAGTGGTTAAGGTCAGTCTTCAATTAGTTTTACGATAGGAAGGCAGTTCTTTGGCAAAAAAGTaagcttttctttaaaatgtttctaCAGACAGGTTGTTAAAATAAACTGCAGTAAACTTTCGAGTAACTCCAAATCAAGATGAGAAACTGTGTATCCCTTACATAACCAAGTTTGGCTCAGGACCCCAGGGAGAAAACTCCGCCTTCTTATAGGGGGAAACACACATCCTCCATTGTGTCTACtgctaaaaaaataacatcTGCCTGTGTAGTCTCATGGATTTAAGCAACCAATCCCCCAAAAGGGAAATATACGTAAATATTCACGTGTTCCCTTTAATGATAGGGAGTCATTTTGAAAGGCTAACAGGAACAATTAGTCGAATTTGTCTGTATCAGAAACATGACCAGCCTATTTCCCTTCTTCACCTAATAGATTTTATTGGGGCCAACAGTGAGTGAATTCCTGTCACCCTGATGCAGGAGCCCCGCTCCTCCAGTGAATGATTAAGATTAAAGTGCTGGACCATGAGAGAGGGCATTCCTTTCCAACAGCTCGGGCTTCCCAGAGATTCCTCAATAAGCTTTTGTTTGGTCCACTTGCGCATACAAAAGACATGACAGGAGCACCTCAGTGCCAAAGCCGTCCAACAAAAACCCAGAGTGCaccaaagtaaaagaaaaaaaaacttgtttgcCGTCTTTCATTAAGTGcctcattttctctctttcttttcttacttgtgtgtgtgtgcacatgcgaGTGTGTGCCAGACAGCTGTGCAACCTGTTCTCTCTGGAGGATGACCAAGTCAAAGACACCTGTCGTTTAGGAAATTGGCAATGTgagagtggaaaaaaagcaaGTCGGCCTGCAGGTCTCAAATGTCTCATTGAGGAAATTCCTGTATTGGtgactgatttttaaaaaacacacgcACCATGTCGGCAAATCTTACTTAACCTGCaaactttaaaaagtaaaatgatactgaaatataaaaatagctCTTCTTCCATACACTCTCAGCTGCAGTTAGCTACATCTCATCATGACGCAAGAGCCTGTGTGGCATCCTGATCACATTTAGTATGAAAACCTCCTACTACTGACTCTCTCCATTTCAGTGATGCTGTCCAAAGATTGGATAATCTCAGAGATTGCCTTTTAGGGGAAAAAATGGAGATTCAGAGCTAGTAGTCAGCAGTCAAACATAAAACTTAAACAACAAGCTTACTTTCCAGCCCTGCTTCTCGAGCAGTCTCGTTTATGTTATTTTCAACCTCTACTTCTGTTAACTCTCCGCCTGCACTGCACTCTGGTGTATCATTAAAGAGATCGGGCCGCCACATCTGGAGAAAAATTCAACAGCTTCCAGACGAGGGGGAGGATCTGCCACAAAATAGAAGCCACGGCCCAGCTCGCTACATAACTGTGGTTTCTCTTACTTCTTCCAGATTCAAGAATATTCCTCCAGTATGGACGAAGTTTGAAAGACTGGAAAAAGCGTTTATGAAACGCTGACCTTGGATTCGGTTTAGCTTTGTACATCATATCCTATGCAAACTCTGAATCAGCAGACATGTGAGTTGCTTTTGCAGTGTTGTGGATACAAACGTCCTTTGTTCCCTCCCAACAGCAGAACAGCATATGTGAAAAATGTTAATTATTATGACTCAGCTGCTCCATTTGGAGGACAACAAATAAaagcattgttgttgttgtgtttgag
Above is a window of Oreochromis niloticus isolate F11D_XX linkage group LG19, O_niloticus_UMD_NMBU, whole genome shotgun sequence DNA encoding:
- the LOC100701152 gene encoding uncharacterized protein LOC100701152 isoform X2, which gives rise to MGSGTSRGKRVAPACVSEVNVTKTGTDVASPQKDNRPFKPLKIQSVLRNVRNRAQPDCHSEGQDSDFSGNEEDIDGELDTVMADYTERESASVKKTPPKKTFIRSKTYGLCHFSQEDAEDDFSSAPRLRASGRDQEPRVAHSVSRDVNKKGNAAFAHVKKHTSGCPTEHNGCLTTEALSEDVPTSEQQPTFDSCHGSSLTTPVILYDGSEEELMDTIEREFS
- the LOC100701152 gene encoding uncharacterized protein LOC100701152 isoform X1, encoding MGSGTSRGKRVAPACVSEVNVTKTGTDVASPQKDNRPFKPLKIQSVLRNVRNRAQPDCHSEGQDSDFSGNEEDIDGELDTVMADYTERESASVKKTPPKKTFIRSKTYGLCHFSQEDAEDDFSSAPRLRASGRDQEPRVAHSVSRDVNKKGNAAFAHVKKHTSGCPTEHNSSSQGCLTTEALSEDVPTSEQQPTFDSCHGSSLTTPVILYDGSEEELMDTIEREFS